Proteins found in one Polyangia bacterium genomic segment:
- a CDS encoding DUF4337 domain-containing protein: MSELADAISESIEKSRESRLNAIVALSVAVTATITALCNVKDGNIVQAMAQAQASAVDTWAYYQAKGTKQIVAESAHDQLEIQRDLTPNLGADARAAIARKLEDYAQKIAHYEKDKAEIKKTAEGHQEEYDRLNERDDQFDMAEATLSIAIALFGVTALTQKRALLVTAMVFATIGVFWGVCGFGSLRVHPAFLAWLLG, from the coding sequence ATCGATCGAGAAAAGCCGCGAATCCCGCCTGAACGCCATCGTCGCCCTCAGCGTCGCCGTCACTGCCACGATCACCGCCCTGTGCAATGTCAAGGACGGCAACATCGTGCAGGCGATGGCCCAGGCACAGGCCAGCGCGGTCGACACCTGGGCGTACTACCAAGCCAAAGGCACCAAGCAGATCGTCGCCGAGTCAGCCCACGATCAACTGGAGATCCAGCGCGACCTGACCCCCAACCTCGGCGCCGACGCGCGCGCGGCAATCGCCCGCAAGCTGGAGGATTACGCGCAGAAGATCGCCCACTACGAAAAAGACAAGGCCGAGATCAAGAAGACCGCCGAAGGTCACCAGGAGGAATACGATCGCCTGAACGAACGCGACGATCAGTTCGACATGGCCGAGGCCACTTTGTCGATCGCCATTGCCCTGTTCGGCGTGACGGCCTTGACCCAGAAGCGCGCCCTGCTGGTAACTGCGATGGTGTTCGCCACCATCGGCGTCTTCTGGGGCGTGTGCGGGTTTGGCAGCTTGCGCGTTCACCCGGCGTTTCTGGCCTGGTTGCTCGGGTGA
- a CDS encoding response regulator, with translation MTADAHCPGILVVDDDPDIRDSLREVLEDEGYGTVCVSNGREALDYLRSGKRPCVILLDLMMPVMDGWQFRREQKQDAVIADIPLIVITATGKRPVLVDADELVMKPLDLTRLFEAIDRYC, from the coding sequence ATGACCGCCGACGCGCATTGCCCCGGCATTCTGGTCGTCGACGACGATCCGGACATCCGGGATTCCCTGCGCGAAGTGCTGGAAGATGAAGGCTACGGCACCGTCTGCGTGTCCAACGGCCGCGAGGCGCTGGATTACCTCCGATCGGGCAAGCGGCCCTGCGTGATCTTGCTGGACCTCATGATGCCGGTGATGGACGGCTGGCAGTTCCGGCGCGAGCAAAAACAGGACGCCGTCATCGCCGACATTCCACTGATCGTCATCACCGCCACCGGCAAGCGCCCGGTGCTGGTCGATGCCGACGAACTGGTGATGAAGCCGCTGGACCTGACCCGCCTGTTCGAGGCGATTGACCGTTACTGTTGA
- a CDS encoding PilZ domain-containing protein, with translation MADAVTSGFRAGRPEDDSEQPREFPRFEVNAYVDFTGNEVMLFHRIQNISLGGVCIQTAGVEEVGTLVDLVLNFPDLDASIGVKGQVVWANREDPMDMGVRFIDLDEERKDTLRKYINLVRKA, from the coding sequence ATGGCGGATGCAGTGACGTCGGGGTTTCGAGCGGGCCGGCCAGAAGACGATAGCGAGCAACCCCGCGAATTCCCACGCTTCGAAGTGAACGCCTACGTCGACTTCACCGGCAACGAGGTGATGCTGTTCCATCGCATCCAGAACATCTCACTGGGCGGCGTCTGCATTCAGACCGCCGGCGTGGAAGAAGTCGGCACGCTGGTCGACCTGGTGCTGAACTTCCCCGATTTGGACGCATCCATCGGGGTCAAAGGCCAGGTGGTGTGGGCCAACCGCGAAGACCCGATGGATATGGGCGTACGATTCATCGACCTTGATGAAGAGCGCAAGGACACCTTGCGCAAGTACATCAACCTGGTCCGCAAGGCCTGA